The genomic stretch AGCAGAGCGGGCGCCACCGTTGCGCATGAAGCAGGATCCtgatcaacctcctcacacCCCAGAGGCTTACCCGGCATACCAGCCGCCACGCACTGCTCCACCTCGGAGCGAACCAATCCCGCTGGCAAGGCAGCCAGAACCACCACATCGTGTCACACCAGCTGCCCCCATGTATGGACCCAGCATTCAGGGCCAGCCCATGCGAGGACTTCTCAACGACCCAGTGCCTACCCAGCAAGCACCTTCTGTGGGGCCGGGCATGGAGAGGCCGCTGTCAACAGCCCAGAGACCGGCGGCGGTGTCGATGCAGGAGCACTTTGCGCCCATTCcagcttctgctcctccggTTCCTCCACCACAGCCTGCGCCAGCCGCCCCGCGACCACCAGAGCCACGCAAGACCAGCAACCTCAACTTCCTGCTCAACGATGACCCTCCACCCGCCCCAAAGCGTATCGCCGACGTGTCGTCCATGGGCGTGAAGCCGAGCTCAACGCCACCACCTCAGCCGATGGCTGCTCGCCAgccgcctcccccaacaTCAGCTCCGGCGCCGccaagaagagaggaggcTGGTTACCCATATGCTCGCAACCCACCGCCCTCGCACCAAggtcctcctccctcggctATCCCCCCGCTGAAGCCGAGCTACCCTGCACAGTCGCCGCGGTCTGGACATTCACGGGCGCCGAGTGCCAACATTGTTCCCTCCATGGACCCTGCTCTGGAGCCATCACGAGCGGAATATTATCCGCGCCACTATGCTCAGCATCAGCCAAGTGCAACTAATTCTCCTCAGCCACACACGGCTCATCACTATGGTCAGACTCCTGCTCAGCATCCCCAGCTTTCACAGCAGATGCCTCAACATCAGCAtgctcagcaacagccaccGCAGCCGCCACAGCCGCAACAGCACCCGCAGCAGGCTCAGATGGCGTATCCACCACAGGGCTATCAGGGATATCCCGTCAGCCAAGCGCACGCTCCCTCTCCTACATCTCAATATGCTCCTCATCCTGGCATGGCGGTAAGGAGAGAACCACAGCCCCAAACCGGACGCGAATCTTGGTCGCAGCCCCCGCAAGTATCAACTagccaacagcaacagatgattcagcaggagcagcaggagcgGGAGCGACAGCGCCAGCAGATgctccaacagcagcagcatgccCATGGCCATCAGAttcctcagcagcctccccagcaacaccagccaCCCAGCAACTGGCCGCCATCTCAACAAGGGACCCCGCAAAAGCCGAGCCAGCCTGTTCCCACGCACACGGCTTGGGGAGTTCAGCATGGTGTACAGGCCAAGCCACCTGTCACTAGCTCGGTAccgtcgcagcagcagcatgctTGGGCACCAACAGGCtctcatcagcaacaaccccagccGTTCAACCTGAGGGAGAGTCGTGGTCCTCCTGTATATCCCCACGAAACGCAGAGCCCAACGGCCGGCATTgtccaccatcaacaccagggCTCAATTGGAAGCGGTAGGTacgcccaaccccaacaagaTGCAAGACGAGAGCCTGGtccaccaacccagccatTCCCTCGGTACGCCACTCCCGGCCCCGGCCAGACTAGAGATCCCGGCGCTAGGAGTTACACCCCTGTGAACTCGTTTGATCCTCGTggcccgccgccgccgcaggcATATGGTCAGCCGGATATGAGGGACACTCACATGCGAGAGGCACAATTTGGCAGAGATCCCAGGGAGATGGGCAGGGACCCAAGGGAGATGGCCAGAGACCCTAGGGAGATGGGAAGAGATCCTAGGGAACTGGGACGTGATCCGAGAGAGATGGGCAGGGATCCTAGGGACATTGCGAGGGAGCAAGCGCAGGCCCAGGCTCAAGCTCAGCATCATGCTCAGGTGCAGGCTCAGGGACCGCCCCGCGGCCCGGTTCAAGGTCAGGGGACGACACAGGCGCAGGCCCAGCTTCAGGCGCAGCAGAGGATACTGAGACCGCAGGAGGGGTATgatcggcctcctcctcgaagGGAGGGTTATTGAGGGGCGTGATCAGAATGACTTGTCCTTGCGCCTCGAAGCGTTCCTTTACGGTTTGATGGTTACATTacaggggagggaggcgagtCTCGAAGGCGCTGCGGCCCTTCTCCAAGCATTAGTTGGGTTTTATTCGGGTGAAAAGATGAGCGATGATTTGGGATCAGAGATTAAAGAAAACAAGCGCATTGTTGACTGGGAACCGAGAAAAGGGACAGTCCGATGGAAGAAGGACTGGGGGGTAAAAGCCAGGAATAGTCAGCGGGTTGGGTTTATATGGTTTTTATCGTATGGCTTTTTGTTACATTTATAAGGCAGGCTTCTGGAatttggggggtggagggcaTGATTCAATGGAGCGATTTCTGCGTTTTCAtttggtggggatggggaggggaggtttcGGGGGGGTTCATTATAGGGGGTTTAGGATGAAATGGTGTTTTTTGTTAGATGTAGTCTATAAGGAATGTTCATGGTATGGCTTTGTAATTTTTGAGGTTTCTGTGACATTGCCATCTTTTGTTGTGTTTTTCCCTCCGAGTTGGGGTAATGTTCATGTTCAATTTTGTTTCATGGTTTGGTTGCGCTTGCACTTTGTTGGTGTCTTGCTATGGTTTGTCCAGAGTTATAGGCCAGGGAAGCCATTACCGCACTATGTCCCAGTCCTCTTATCCCTGAAGTGTTCTCCATTACAACTTGGAGTAAATCACCTCTTCAAACTCCTTGATCAACGGCCTAACTTGCAAATCCCCCGGCTGGACAATCTGCGTGGCGAAAACACCGCACACGCCCGCCTCCCGGTCGATGAGCTGTATCCCCATCATGTCAGCATATttctttccccctttccctcaaAGTTTGGCCCTACTCACCCAAGCAAGATTAAAAGCCCCACCCCACTGAAcaaacccccttttcctccctccaTTACCCGTCGTCCCAGGCTCAGCAGTAACCAACCCAGCAGGACTCCAATCGTACTctgctcccccctccacagGGTTgacccaccccaccatccaatccctcccctccccctttagACTCTCATTCAAGACCTTTTTGCTCTCGGGTGTCAAACACCCCCCAAACAAGACCGCCTGCCACTCCGGCCTCAGCAACCTGCTCTTATTTGGCTCCAGAAAGTCAGCGAGGATGGTGACATAGGCCTTCAtgctcccaaaccccccctccccccccataGCCTCATTCTCTGCCGGACTATCCGCCAGCTTGTGATGGGAAagtttccccttcccccggGTCGTCATACCCGCTCGGCGTCCGTCGAGGGCGTCGTACCGAGCAGGATAAAAGGTGATCTCCCCCCTTTTGATCCCCAACACTGACAGGATATTATCCTGCAAATAATCCTCTAGCTTGACACCAGCGAGCCTTTCCACCAACAAGCCCGCCCAGTCCAGTCCCGAGCCGTAGACCCATCCCTTTCCGGGTTGGAACGACAACGGGTAAGAGCACCGCTCGGGTACTG from Podospora pseudopauciseta strain CBS 411.78 chromosome 3, whole genome shotgun sequence encodes the following:
- a CDS encoding hypothetical protein (MEROPS:MER0006204; EggNog:ENOG503NYDR; COG:V), with translation MTPEFESTVQKAIENDVLPGAVMLVRSKDGKLNYTHSLGPLSLSPSSSSANTPLQPDSILAMASTTKLLTSIAVLQQVQSGKVALATDISPHLPELAAQPVLSGFTPDGQPILSPRTEPILLKHLLTHSSGCSYTWNNPDVVTYLTTITNKTVPVPLTPVGGSTVPERCSYPLSFQPGKGWVYGSGLDWAGLLVERLAGVKLEDYLQDNILSVLGIKRGEITFYPARYDALDGRRAGMTTRGKGKLSHHKLADSPAENEAMGGEGGFGSMKAYVTILADFLEPNKSRLLRPEWQAVLFGGCLTPESKKVLNESLKGEGRDWMVGWVNPVEGGAEYDWSPAGLVTAEPGTTGNGGRKRGFVQWGGAFNLAWLIDREAGVCGVFATQIVQPGDLQVRPLIKEFEEVIYSKL